In one Lycium barbarum isolate Lr01 chromosome 7, ASM1917538v2, whole genome shotgun sequence genomic region, the following are encoded:
- the LOC132602653 gene encoding probable glucan endo-1,3-beta-glucosidase A6 — MIGINYGRLGNNLPSPYQSIELIKTMKAGRVKLYDANPEILRLLSGTNLHVSIMVPNDQISAVAASQSAANRWVRDNVLSYYPNTMIRYILVGNEVLSNKDDQSLWYDLVPAMRNIKNSIDEHNIHNIKIGTPLAMDILQTSFPPSSGEFRLDIPRNNLLLPLLRFLNWTKSYFFIDVYPYFSWSQNPSSISLDFALFKGTHTYTDPDSGYVYTNLLDQMLDSVIFAMQKLGFYNIRLAIAETGWPNGGDYDEIGANVYNAATYNRNLIRRITSQPSIGTPARPGTAIPTFIFSLYDENQKGGPGTERHWGLLHPNGRPIYDIDLTGEIPEAEFSKLPGPKNNGPFHGKLWCVVTKDFVNEFDLGQALEFACRRNGTCDEIAPGRSCYQPVSIVSHANYAFSSYWAKFRKDGETCHFSGLAVQTTIDPSHGSCKFPYVSL; from the exons ATGATTGGAATAAATTATGGAAGGCTAGGAAATAATTTACCATCTCCATATCAATCAATAGAGCTTATAAAAACCATGAAAGCTGGTAGAGTCAAGCTTTATGATGCAAATCCAGAGATACTTAGATTATTATCAGGTACAAATCTTCATGTCTCAATCATGGTACCAAATGATCAAATCTCAGCTGTTGCTGCAAGTCAATCAGCTGCAAATCGATGGGTACGCGACAATGTTCTTTCATACTATCCAAACACGATGATTCGATACATTTTAGTAGGAAATGAAGTTCTAAGCAACAAGGATGATCAAAGTTTATGGTATGATCTTGTACCAGCGATGAGAAATATCAAGAATTCGATCGAtgaacataacattcacaacataaaAATTGGTACCCCTTTAGCCATGGACATATTGCAAACCTCATTTCCACCTTCAAGTGGTGAATTTAGGTTAGACATTCCAAGAAACAATCTATTGTTACCATTGTTGAGGTTCTTGAATTGGACAAAATCGTACTTTTTTATTGACGTATACCCTTATTTCTCATGGTCCCAAAATCCATCTTCCATAAGTCTTGATTTTGCACTATTTAAAGGAACTCACACCTATACTGACCCTGATAGTGGCTATGTTTACACAAACCTcttggatcaaatgcttgattcTGTCATTTTCGCCATGCAAAAATTAGGATTTTACAATATCCGACTAGCAATAGCAGAAACCGGATGGCCTAATGGAGGTGACTACGATGAAATTGGTGCTAATGTCTACAATGCAGCTACGTACAATCGAAATCTTATACGTAGAATCACATCACAACCGTCTATTGGGACACCAGCTCGTCCAGGGACAGCGATACCGACATTTATTTTTTCTCTCTACGATGAAAATCAGAAGGGTGGTCCCGGGACAGAGAGGCACTGGGGTTTGTTACATCCTAATGGTAGGCCTATTTACGATATCGACTTGACAGGAGAGATTCCAGAAGCTGAATTTTCTAAGTTACCTGGCCCCAAAAACAATGGACCATTTCATGGGAAACTGTGGTGTGTGGTGACAAAAGATTTTGTAAATGAATTTGATTTAGGGCAAGCTTTGGAATTTGCATGTAGGAGAAATGGGACTTGTGATGAAATTGCTCCTGGAAGATCATGTTATCAACCTGTTTCAATTGTGTCACATGCAAACTATGCATTTAGTTCATATTGGGCCAAGTTTAGAAAAGATGGTGAAACATGTCATTTCAGTGGGCTGGCTGTTCAGACCACCATTGACCCAA GTCATGGATCATGCAAATTCCCTTATGTTTCTCTCTAA
- the LOC132604413 gene encoding receptor-like kinase TMK4 yields MASSSSSSFLILFFLSFFTLTFCDDAEVMSKLLAALSPTPNGWDSSKQFCSWKNVNCDKSSGTVTSINLDSQSLTGTLPSEINQLSNLKTLSVQKNSLSGTLPSFANMTILSEIYLDNNGFTSIPQDFLLGVTSLTTFSISENGELSPWQIPSYLTDSVNLGYFYASNASIFGVIPDFFGAFASLQDLRLSYNNFTGSLPGSFGGSEIRNLWLNNQDKGLSGTIDVIGDMSQLSQVWLHANSFTGPIPNLSKCENIFDLQLRDNQFTGVIPDSVMSLPKLLNISLQNNKLQGPKPEFRKEVKVEIGSTNSFCLENPGPCDPQVTTLLEVASGFGYPPFLADVWKGNDACSGWSHISCGGKKNVDVVTFGKQKLSGFISPAFANLTSLRSLFLNDNNLTGSVPERLTTLASLRVLDVSNNNLSGPIPAFRPDVKFTTTGNLFLGKNISGGGGGSGGSSGSGSSSDDGGNSSGGKKGSTPSAGMIAGVVISVVIFVLVVLFLSYKCYVKRRHKRFGRVETPELSNEMVNFKPPPVVNGTNGYAGVPSELQSQSSGDHSEMPIFEGGNVVISIQVLRQVTNNFSEENILGRGGFGVVYKGELHDGTKIAVKRMESGAMGTKGMNEFQAEIAVLTKVRHRHLVALLGYCVNGNERLLVYEYMPQGTLSQHLFEWGELGYPILNWKQRVTIALDVARGVEYLHSLAQTSFIHRDLKPSNILLGDDMRAKVADFGLVRNAPDGKYSVETRLAGTFGYLAPEYAATGRVTTKVDVYAFGVVLMEIVTGRKALDETMPDERSHLVTWLRRVLVNKDNLRKAIDPTLNPNEETYESICKVAELAGHCTAREPFQRPDMGHAVNVLAPLVELWKPTRNEDEDSGIDLHMSLPQILQRWQADEGTSRMFDDISYSQTQSSIPSKPSGFADTFSSTDCR; encoded by the exons atggcttcttcttcttcttcttcctttctcattcttttttttctttccttttttaccCTCACATTTTGTGATGATGCTGAAGTTATGTCGAAGTTACTAGCTGCACTTTCTCCAACACCAAATGGTTGGGATTCATCAAAACAATTTTGTTCATGGAAAAATGTAAACTGTGACAAATCTAGTGGTACTGTAACATCGATAAATCTTGATTCACAATCACTTACTGGTACTTTACCATCTGAAATAAACCAACTTTCAAATCTTAAAACACTTTCTGTTCAAAAAAACAGTCTTTCTGGTACTTTACCTTCTTTTGCAAATATGACCATTTTATCTGAGATTTACTTAGATAACAATGGTTTCACTTCTATTCCTCAAGATTTCCTTTTGGGTGTTACTAGTTTGACCACTTTTAGTATTAGTGAAAATGGGGAACTTAGTCCTTGGCAAATTCCTAGTTATTTGACTGATAGTGTTAATTTAGGCTATTTTTATGCAAGTAATGCTAGTATATTTGGTGTTATACCTGATTTCTTTGGTGCTTTTGCTAGTCTTCAAGATTTGAGATTGAGTTATAATAACTTTACTGGTTCTTTGCCTGGTTCTTTTGGTGGTTCTGAGATTAGGAATTTGTGGCTAAATAATCAAGATAAAGGGTTATCAGGTACTATTGATGTTATTGGAGATATGTCACAATTGTCACAAGTTTGGTTACATGCTAATTCTTTTACTGGTCCAATACCAAACTTGTCCAAATGTGAAAATATATTTGATTTGCAGTTAAGGGACAATCAGTTTACTGGTGTTATTCCTGATTCAGTAATGAGTTTACCTAAATTGTTGAATATTTCTTTGCAAAACAATAAGTTGCAAGGTCCAAAGCCAGAGTTTAGAAAAGAGGTTAAGGTTGAAATTGGGAGTACTAATAGTTTTTGTTTGGAAAATCCTGGACCTTGTGATCCACAAGTTACAACACTTTTAGAAGTGGCTAGTGGTTTCGGATATCCGCCTTTTTTAGCTGATGTTTGGAAAGGCAATGATGCTTGCAGTGGATGGTCACATATAAGCTGTGGTGGAAAAAAGAATGTGGATGTTGTTACATTTGGTAAGCAGAAACTTTCAGGTTTTATTTCACCTGCTTTTGCAAATTTGACATCTTTGAGGAGTTTGTTCTTGAATGATAATAATCTTACTGGATCTGTACCGGAAAGATTGACAACTTTGGCTAGCCTTCGGGTTCTTGATGTTAGTAATAACAATTTATCTGGTCCTATACCCGCGTTTCGACCAGATGTGAAGTTTACTACTACTGGCAACTTATTTCTTGGAAAGAATATtagtggtggtggtgggggtAGTGGTGGGTCCTCGGGGTCGGGGTCCAGTAGTGATGATGGTGGAAATTCGTCTGGTGGTAAAAAGGGGTCGACCCCTTCAGCTGGAATGATTGCTGGTGTGGTTATATCTGTTGTTATATTTGTCTTAGTTGTGTTGTTTTTGTCGTATAAGTGTTACGTAAAGAGACGGCATAAGAGATTCGGGAGGGTTGAGACTCCTGAATTAAGCAATGAAATGGTTAACTTTAAGCCGCCTCCTGTAGTGAATGGTACGAATGGATATGCAGGAGTCCCGAGTGAGTTACAGAGCCAGAGTAGTGGTGATCATAGTGAAATGCCGATATTTGAGGGTGGAAATGTTGTTATTTCCATCCAGGTGCTCCGACAAGTGACAAACAACTTCAGTGAAGAAAATATATTAGGAAGAGGTGGATTCGGAGTCGTTTATAAAGGTGAATTACATGACGGGACTAAGATTGCTGTGAAGAGGATGGAATCCGGGGCGATGGGTACTAAAGGGATGAACGAGTTCCAAGCAGAAATCGCGGTGCTTACTAAAGTTAGGCATAGGCATTTAGTCGCTCTTCTAGGTTACTGTGTTAACGGGAATGAGAGACTTTTGGTGTACGAATACATGCCACAGGGAACTTTAAGTCAGCATCTGTTCGAATGGGGAGAACTTGGGTACCCAATTTTGAACTGGAAGCAAAGGGTAACGATAGCATTAGATGTTGCAAGAGGAGTTGAGTATCTCCACAGCTTGGCGCAGACGAGTTTTATCCATAGGGATTTGAAGCCCTCGAACATACTTCTTGGGGATGATATGAGAGCCAAAGTTGCAGATTTTGGTTTGGTTAGGAATGCTCCCGATGGGAAATATTCTGTTGAGACACGGTTGGCTGGAACGTTTGGATATCTGGCGCCTGAATATGCTG CTACTGGACGAGTCACGACCAAGGTAGACGTGTATGCATTTGGAGTTGTTCTAATGGAGATCGTAACGGGTAGAAAAGCATTAGACGAGACAATGCCAGATGAGAGGTCCCATTTGGTGACGTGGCTTCGCAGGGTCCTTGTCAACAAAGACAACCTCCGAAAGGCTATCGACCCGACACTTAACCCCAACGAGGAAACATACGAGAGCATTTGTAAGGTCGCCGAGTTAGCAGGCCATTGCACTGCACGTGAACCGTTTCAAAGACCCGACATGGGACACGCCGTCAATGTCCTTGCCCCCCTCGTAGAGCTGTGGAAGCCTACGAGAAACGAAGACGAAGATAGCGGCATTGACCTACATATGAGCCTTCCTCAAATCCTCCAAAGATGGCAAGCTGATGAAGGAACTTCAAGAATGTTTGATGACATATCATACAGTCAAACACAGTCAAGCATACCTTCAAAGCCTTCTGGATTTGCAGATACTTTTAGTTCAACAGATTGCAGATGA
- the LOC132601957 gene encoding uncharacterized protein LOC132601957: protein MKNHENRPTGTAPLPEVNKVYAHYSRRGKGRGPGRGHDNSRGRDNSRGHYNGQRRNYCPGVNHSSKKNHHQKGKKKDDMHEVPEARGSENKCYRCGGSGHWSRTCCTAEHLVELYQASIKRKEKNLEANFISENQIDITHLDVADFFEHPEGKINHLIGNGSVVRDD, encoded by the coding sequence ATGAAAAATCACGAGAATCGACCTACTGGCACTGCACCACTCCCCGAAGTGAATAAGGTGTATGCCCACTACTCCAGGCGTGGAAAAGGTCGTGGCCCCGGTCGTGGTCATGATAATAGTCGTGGTCGTGATAATAGTCGTGGTCATTATAATggtcaaagaagaaattattgTCCTGGTGTTAATCACTCTTCAAAGAAAAATCACCaccaaaaagggaaaaagaaggaTGATATGCATGAAGTGCCAGAAGCACGTGGCTCAGAAAACAAATGCTATCGATGTGGTGGAAGTggacactggtcacgtacctgttgTACGGCAGAGCACTTGGTTGAGCTTTATCAGGCatcaattaaaagaaaagagaaaaatctcGAAGCTAATTTTATCTCTGAAAATCAAATTGACATCACACACTTGGATGTAGCAGATTTCTTTGAGCACCCTGAAGGAAAGATAAATCACTTGATTGGTAATGGTTCTGTGGTTAGAGATGATTGA